In a genomic window of Siniperca chuatsi isolate FFG_IHB_CAS linkage group LG1, ASM2008510v1, whole genome shotgun sequence:
- the gcfc2 gene encoding GC-rich sequence DNA-binding factor 2 isoform X1, whose translation MFNKKPRRNFRRRKDNSSDEEDEQKNSGDGEEDEKAPAVVNKPSKLAQGRGISCNSKREATPPKPDSSDGEDGETLEVTEKIEERKKDKDWIKKKTNSILSFSDDKEAEEPTFKLKKSSDKAVLFQVRRKEASPAKTTPSTTDGGVPPSGSPRQDYDSQASPRALHHNDDDDDDGDDDDSDSDEGDARSPSASSASDSSHSATKPVVIPNAEEIKAARRQRRTTRAQKEFISLGRDGQSSAGSTPDHYSRDDEVDRADDDDDEPDDHERRIEFAPRLKSIRERIAEKLGESDGSLSGTDGEEQELWEETQIGKGVKRQPGEQSPSGSETSSYSCCSNSSRRRQKKRSTGVRIPKTLPPVSVSMVKKRITGTLDSLKEVHRARQAELRRMEGDLESAKASMETLEESSSDSQLKFYRAMILYVHNLVECLREKVVDINSLELELHALLSDQMEALFAQRQQRTKEQADRLQQLSYEQSGSSANGAETQGEADSGVKAEEDFDIPEDTHLSAEEEEQLQKKTADIMLRSQAVFSDVQDEFCNVKKILSRFEEWRGSYSDSYHRAYISLCLPKLLSPIIRLQLLPWNPLKDDSGDFENLPWFTAVETFCHGHGHEELEHTDRQTLSNVIEKTVLPKITAYVELVWDPMSLHQSVCLSDVCHRLKEDYSIFEGEQTKPVKAFIEAVISRLRSCVDEDVFIPLYPKKFLENRSSPQCRFRDQQFWTAIKLLGNMGKWDLLLPESALKELMLDKLLNRYLMITLCSQTLCNNAVHACGKIADSLPLSWLKGESACLPQLQNFRNHLVQKVHTICKQQPPEDPNTRSAVVEVLQILSRIRCNDSIMAIAEKYHYEDAIYSHQLLNQETV comes from the exons ATGTTCAATAAAAAGCCCCGGAGGAACTTTAGGCGGAGAAAAGATAATTCCAGTGACGAGGAGGACGAGCAGAAGAACAGcggagatggagaggaagatgagaaaGCTCCAGCTGTGGTAAATAAGCCGTCCAAACTGGCCCAGGGCCGCGGTATCTCTTGCAACTCTAAGCGGGAAGCGACGCCTCCCAAGCCGGACAGCAGTGACGGAGAGGACGGGGAGACGCTGGAAGTGACTGAAAAAatagaagagaggaagaaagacaaagattggattaagaagaaaacaaactccATCCTCAGTTTCTCTGACGACAAAGAAG CTGAGGAACCAACATTTAAACTGAAGAAGTCCTCTGATAAAGCTGTGCTGTTCCAAGTTAGGAGGAAAGAGGCTTCACCTGCCAAGACCACCCCCAGTACAA CTGATGGAGGTGTCCCACCATCTGGTTCTCCCCGGCAAGATTATGACAGTCAGGCTTCACCACGTGCTCTGCACCATaatgacgacgatgatgatgatggcgatgatgatgacagtgacagtgatgaaGGTGATGCCAGGTCTCCCTCAGCTAGCTCAGCCTCAGACTCCAGCCACTCTGCTACTAAACCag TAGTTATCCCTAATGCTGAAGAGATCAAGGCAGCCAGGAGGCAGCGTCGCACCACTCGAGCCCAGAAAGAGTTCATTTCCCTGGGCAGAGATGGCCAGAGCTCCGCTGGTAGCACCCCGGATCACTACAGCAGGGATGACGAAGTTGACagagctgatgatgatgatgatgagccAGATGATCATGAGAGAAGAATCGAGTTTGCCCCACGATTGAAGAGCATCAGGGAGAGGATTGCCGAGAAACTTG GAGAAAGTGATGGCAGTCTCTCAGGGACTGATGGAGAGGAGCAGGAACTTTGGGAGGAGACACAAATTGGGAAGGGAGTCAAGAGACAGCCAGGAGAACAG AGCCCATCTGGCAGTGAAACCAGCAGCTACAGCTGCTGCAGTAATAGCAGCCGGCGAAGACAAAAGAAGAGATCAACAGGGGTCAGAATCCCAAAGACTCTTCCTCCCGTCAGTGTCTCAATGGTCAAGAAGAGGATCACTGGAAC aCTAGACTCCCTGAAGGAGGTGCACAGAGCACGGCAGGCAGAGCTGAGGAGGATGGAGGGCGATCTTGAGAGCGCTAAAGCCTCCATGGAGACTCTGGAGGAAAGTTCCTCAGACAGCCAGTTGAAGTTTTACAGGGCTATGATCCTGTATGTCCACAACCTGGTGGAGTGTCTACGGGAGAAG GTTGTTGACATCAACTCACTGGAACTGGAGTTGCACGCTCTGCTGTCTGACCAGATGGAGGCGCTGTTtgcacagagacaacagagaacCAAGGAGCAGGCTGACCGcctgcagcagctcagct ATGAGCAGAGTGGAAGTTCAGCCAATGGAGCAGAAACTCAAGG CGAGGCAGACTCTGGTGTTAAAGCTGAGGAAGATTTTGATATACCTGAAGACACACATCTttcagcagaagaagaggagcagcTGCAGAAGAAGACTG CTGACATAATGTTGAGGTCCCAGGCAGTTTTCTCTGACGTCCAGGATGAGTTCTGCAACGTTAAGAAAATTCTGTCCCGCTTTGAAGAATGGAGAGGCTCTTACTCTGACTCTTACCACCGTGCCTACATCTCTCTATGTCTGCCCAAGTTGTTGAGCCCCATCATAAGACTTCAACTACTGCCGTGGAACCCATTAAAG gatgATAGCGGGGATTTTGAAAACCTCCCATGGTTCACAGCAGTGGAGACCTTTTGTCATGGTCATGGCCATGAGGAGCTggagcacacagacagacagacactgtcTAATGTCATAGAAAAGACTGTCCTACCCAAAATAACAG ccTATGTGGAGCTGGTGTGGGATCCCATGTCCCtccatcagtctgtctgtctgtctgacgtTTGTCACAGACTCAAGGAGGACTATTCCATCTTTGAAGGAGAACAGACTAAACCGGTCAAG GCATTCATAGAGGCTGTGATCAGCCGACTGAGGAGCTGTGTAGATGAAGACGTCTTCATACCTCTGTACCCCAAAAA GTTCCTTGAAAACAGGTCGTCTCCTCAGTGTCGCTTCAGGGATCAACAGTTCTGGACGGCCATAAAA CTACTAGGTAACATGGGAAAATGGGATTTGCTGCTTCCTGAGTCTGCACTGAAGGAACTGATGTTGGACAAACTGCTGAACCGATACCTGATGATCACCCTGTGCAGTCAGACACTGTGCAACAATGCTGTCCATGCTTGCGGAAAG atAGCAGATAGTCTGCCGCTCTCTTGGCTCAAAGGAGAGAGTGCCTGTTTGCCTCAGCTCCAGAATTTCAGAAACCACCTAGTTCAAAAAGTTCATaccatctgcaaacagcagccTCCTGAAGATCCAAACACCAG GTCTGCTGTGGTTGAAGTGCTGCAGATTTTGAGTCGAATCAGGTGCAATGACTCCATCATGGCTATAGCAGAGAAATAC
- the gcfc2 gene encoding GC-rich sequence DNA-binding factor 2 isoform X2 encodes MFNKKPRRNFRRRKDNSSDEEDEQKNSGDGEEDEKAPAVVNKPSKLAQGRGISCNSKREATPPKPDSSDGEDGETLEVTEKIEERKKDKDWIKKKTNSILSFSDDKEADGGVPPSGSPRQDYDSQASPRALHHNDDDDDDGDDDDSDSDEGDARSPSASSASDSSHSATKPVVIPNAEEIKAARRQRRTTRAQKEFISLGRDGQSSAGSTPDHYSRDDEVDRADDDDDEPDDHERRIEFAPRLKSIRERIAEKLGESDGSLSGTDGEEQELWEETQIGKGVKRQPGEQSPSGSETSSYSCCSNSSRRRQKKRSTGVRIPKTLPPVSVSMVKKRITGTLDSLKEVHRARQAELRRMEGDLESAKASMETLEESSSDSQLKFYRAMILYVHNLVECLREKVVDINSLELELHALLSDQMEALFAQRQQRTKEQADRLQQLSYEQSGSSANGAETQGEADSGVKAEEDFDIPEDTHLSAEEEEQLQKKTADIMLRSQAVFSDVQDEFCNVKKILSRFEEWRGSYSDSYHRAYISLCLPKLLSPIIRLQLLPWNPLKDDSGDFENLPWFTAVETFCHGHGHEELEHTDRQTLSNVIEKTVLPKITAYVELVWDPMSLHQSVCLSDVCHRLKEDYSIFEGEQTKPVKAFIEAVISRLRSCVDEDVFIPLYPKKFLENRSSPQCRFRDQQFWTAIKLLGNMGKWDLLLPESALKELMLDKLLNRYLMITLCSQTLCNNAVHACGKIADSLPLSWLKGESACLPQLQNFRNHLVQKVHTICKQQPPEDPNTRSAVVEVLQILSRIRCNDSIMAIAEKYHYEDAIYSHQLLNQETV; translated from the exons ATGTTCAATAAAAAGCCCCGGAGGAACTTTAGGCGGAGAAAAGATAATTCCAGTGACGAGGAGGACGAGCAGAAGAACAGcggagatggagaggaagatgagaaaGCTCCAGCTGTGGTAAATAAGCCGTCCAAACTGGCCCAGGGCCGCGGTATCTCTTGCAACTCTAAGCGGGAAGCGACGCCTCCCAAGCCGGACAGCAGTGACGGAGAGGACGGGGAGACGCTGGAAGTGACTGAAAAAatagaagagaggaagaaagacaaagattggattaagaagaaaacaaactccATCCTCAGTTTCTCTGACGACAAAGAAG CTGATGGAGGTGTCCCACCATCTGGTTCTCCCCGGCAAGATTATGACAGTCAGGCTTCACCACGTGCTCTGCACCATaatgacgacgatgatgatgatggcgatgatgatgacagtgacagtgatgaaGGTGATGCCAGGTCTCCCTCAGCTAGCTCAGCCTCAGACTCCAGCCACTCTGCTACTAAACCag TAGTTATCCCTAATGCTGAAGAGATCAAGGCAGCCAGGAGGCAGCGTCGCACCACTCGAGCCCAGAAAGAGTTCATTTCCCTGGGCAGAGATGGCCAGAGCTCCGCTGGTAGCACCCCGGATCACTACAGCAGGGATGACGAAGTTGACagagctgatgatgatgatgatgagccAGATGATCATGAGAGAAGAATCGAGTTTGCCCCACGATTGAAGAGCATCAGGGAGAGGATTGCCGAGAAACTTG GAGAAAGTGATGGCAGTCTCTCAGGGACTGATGGAGAGGAGCAGGAACTTTGGGAGGAGACACAAATTGGGAAGGGAGTCAAGAGACAGCCAGGAGAACAG AGCCCATCTGGCAGTGAAACCAGCAGCTACAGCTGCTGCAGTAATAGCAGCCGGCGAAGACAAAAGAAGAGATCAACAGGGGTCAGAATCCCAAAGACTCTTCCTCCCGTCAGTGTCTCAATGGTCAAGAAGAGGATCACTGGAAC aCTAGACTCCCTGAAGGAGGTGCACAGAGCACGGCAGGCAGAGCTGAGGAGGATGGAGGGCGATCTTGAGAGCGCTAAAGCCTCCATGGAGACTCTGGAGGAAAGTTCCTCAGACAGCCAGTTGAAGTTTTACAGGGCTATGATCCTGTATGTCCACAACCTGGTGGAGTGTCTACGGGAGAAG GTTGTTGACATCAACTCACTGGAACTGGAGTTGCACGCTCTGCTGTCTGACCAGATGGAGGCGCTGTTtgcacagagacaacagagaacCAAGGAGCAGGCTGACCGcctgcagcagctcagct ATGAGCAGAGTGGAAGTTCAGCCAATGGAGCAGAAACTCAAGG CGAGGCAGACTCTGGTGTTAAAGCTGAGGAAGATTTTGATATACCTGAAGACACACATCTttcagcagaagaagaggagcagcTGCAGAAGAAGACTG CTGACATAATGTTGAGGTCCCAGGCAGTTTTCTCTGACGTCCAGGATGAGTTCTGCAACGTTAAGAAAATTCTGTCCCGCTTTGAAGAATGGAGAGGCTCTTACTCTGACTCTTACCACCGTGCCTACATCTCTCTATGTCTGCCCAAGTTGTTGAGCCCCATCATAAGACTTCAACTACTGCCGTGGAACCCATTAAAG gatgATAGCGGGGATTTTGAAAACCTCCCATGGTTCACAGCAGTGGAGACCTTTTGTCATGGTCATGGCCATGAGGAGCTggagcacacagacagacagacactgtcTAATGTCATAGAAAAGACTGTCCTACCCAAAATAACAG ccTATGTGGAGCTGGTGTGGGATCCCATGTCCCtccatcagtctgtctgtctgtctgacgtTTGTCACAGACTCAAGGAGGACTATTCCATCTTTGAAGGAGAACAGACTAAACCGGTCAAG GCATTCATAGAGGCTGTGATCAGCCGACTGAGGAGCTGTGTAGATGAAGACGTCTTCATACCTCTGTACCCCAAAAA GTTCCTTGAAAACAGGTCGTCTCCTCAGTGTCGCTTCAGGGATCAACAGTTCTGGACGGCCATAAAA CTACTAGGTAACATGGGAAAATGGGATTTGCTGCTTCCTGAGTCTGCACTGAAGGAACTGATGTTGGACAAACTGCTGAACCGATACCTGATGATCACCCTGTGCAGTCAGACACTGTGCAACAATGCTGTCCATGCTTGCGGAAAG atAGCAGATAGTCTGCCGCTCTCTTGGCTCAAAGGAGAGAGTGCCTGTTTGCCTCAGCTCCAGAATTTCAGAAACCACCTAGTTCAAAAAGTTCATaccatctgcaaacagcagccTCCTGAAGATCCAAACACCAG GTCTGCTGTGGTTGAAGTGCTGCAGATTTTGAGTCGAATCAGGTGCAATGACTCCATCATGGCTATAGCAGAGAAATAC